Genomic window (Luteibacter yeojuensis):
CGTAATCCTTGAGCACGGCCTCCACGTTGCCCGCAAGCTCCAGGATCGTAGCGACCGCCTGCGCTTGCTCGGACTGGAGCCGTTCGGCGTTGGAGGACTTCTCGACGAATCGCTTACCCGATACCACGGGGCGATAGATCATCGTGAGATATAGCTCGTTCTGCATGAGCTTCTGACCGGACAGCGACTCGTAGTAACCGTCGGACAGATCCTGGTTGAAGCGATGCTCGAACCGGCTCTTGTCCTTGATGCCACGGCGGCGACGGACGTCGTGGACCCAGAACGCCACGTTCACGAAATCCGGCGCACGCAGTGTCTGCAGCATGCGGTTGAAGGTGTTATGACGGTGTTCGATCTCCCATTCCTCCCTGCCTACGAAGGGCAGGCCGCCGAGGCGCCACACGAGCAGAAAGTCGCCCCCCGTCGTCTTGAGGACGGTCGGCGAGACATGGGTCGAAAATGGAATGAATTCGCCGATCGCTGCATCTGGAATGAACATGGCTGGTGTCTACCGTGAGACGCTCTGGAAAGGCCCTGGCAGCAGGGCTGCCAGGGCGAGGGATGCCTTATCGTTTCGCCCTGCCGGGCTCGCGATAACTGTTGGGTGTGAACACCCACGTGCCGTCGTGCTCCGCCAGGTTCCTCACCCGCGTCCGGAACTGCAGGCGCAGTCCGAGCAGCCGGAAGATCATCTCGTCGCGACGGGCCATCTGGCGCATCACGAAGATGGAGGTGGGAATCCACAGCAGGAACCACATGTTGAAGTACATCGCCATCAGCAAACCGCTGCCTGCCCCTACGAAGAAGGGCACATAGGGCACGCCCATGAACATGGGTGGGCGCGTGCAGCCGCGGAAGAGCGCATTCTTATGCATGGAAGTGCAGCAGGTGCATGGCGGTCTGCAGCGACTCCATGAGGAACGTGGTGGCTGCGCCACCGCTGCTGGAGGTGCAGGCGGTCGAGTCGCCGCTACCGCCGACGACCATCTTCGCCACCTGGGCGGCAGCGCCGATCAGTACGCCACCTACGAGGGCCGGGGCGACATCGGCGATACGCTTATGGGCGAAGGCGATCTGGTAGCCGGAGAAGATCACTGCGATGGTCACGACTACGATAGACGCGGCGTTCAGCAGCGAATTGATGTTCTGGAAGAAGCCGCAGACCTTCTTCGAGGTTTCGGTCACGTCCTGGGCCAGGCCGATCGAGGGCAGGAGCAGGGCGGCGGCGATCATGAGGAAGATCGCCATCTTGTTGAGTGACGCGCGGTCGTTCGGGATGCTGGGCAGGTTGGACATCTCGTGATTCCTTCGTGGTGCTGGGCTGGATGCGGCCGATTGTTTGCGGCCGGGTTGAGGACGGCTACGAATAAGGCAGCCGGTTTCGCGATGACAGGCTTCCCCTGACGGCGGAAGCAGGTCAGAAAACGAAGGCGCCATCGGCTCCTCCACGGCGAAGGTCCGCCGGATCGCCGGCGGGTGTGGTGGGCGCCGTGGGCGTGGCGACGGAGGAGGGTGCCGGGTCGTTGGGTCCCTGCACCTGGGGTTCGAAAACGCCGTTGTCGTCGGCGGGACCGGTCCCTGTCGGGTTGGACGACACGCCGATCTGCGACATCACGGCCGCCGTCGCCGGATCGATGGGAATCCTGCCCGGAGTGGCGGGCGGCACAGGCGTCGGCAGGGTCCCACCCGGAAGCGGGATGGCCCCATTCCCCGGAACGAGCGGCATCACCTGGTTCTGCGCCGCCTGCGCCGCTTGCAACGCCTGCGCGATGGACGCGGCGTCGGGCAGTGTGTCGGCCACGGCGGAATTGGGACCGGGTACGATCGCCCGGCTCGGCGGCGGAACCCCTGCCACCTTGGCGACGGCGGGCGCCATGGCGGCCGCGAGTGCGGCATCGGCCACGCTACGCATGGCGACGCGGTAGGCGGAGCCGTCGACGGGACGAACAGGTGTTCCCTTGACCGTTGTCATAGGCTTGGTTACCAGCGGTATCGGTATGGCATTCGCCACCAGCGCGCCCTGGCGCGCCATCGAGTCGAAGATCTTCTGAACGTAGCCGTCCTGGTAGCCGGTGGTGAAGTTCCCGGAGTAGTAGCAGCTGAAGGCCTTGCCCCAGTCGCCACCGGCGCTGGCATAGCACTGCGCGAGGATCTGCGATCCCGCGACCAGGTTCGGGCACACGTCGAACGCCTTCTCGTAGGTATCGAGACCGAACTTGCCGAGGTTCGCACGATTCACCTGGGCGACGCCGAGCGAATAGTTGTAACCCTTCGCTTCGAGCATGCGCGCGGTCGCCACGGCTTCGCCGAGATTTTCCGGCTGGCGCACGAGTTGGCCGCCCACGACGCCGATGGCGTACGGGTTGCGCGACGATTCGACGTTCACGACGTGCTGCATCACCTCCGCCGGTACGGCGAGGTTGGGGCAAGCCATCATTTCCAATCCTGGTAGCACCGTTACAACTCCTGTCTGATGACCGATGTGTTTCGCGTGTTACCCCCCGTCCGGAGCCAGGCCCCGAGCGGGGTTGAAGTCGATGCCGGTAATGTGGCGGCGCCCGGCGTGTGCCTTGATGTGTACGACGATGTCGATCGTGAGCATCAACAATCGCTTGATCGTGGAGAACTCAAGCCCCGCGCCTTCGTTGGACGCTTTCACCATCAGGCCCAGCTGGTCCCAGGTCTGTTCGACACTGCCCGCGTGGCAACTGGTGATCGATCCGGGATGGCCCGAGGCGCAGTTGCGGATGAAGTAGAACGACTCGTCGCCGCGAAGCTCGGCCAGGATGATCCGGTCGGGCTTCATGCGCAGGCAGGCTTCCATGCAACTCTTTGCAGTGATGTTGCTCGCGCTCTGTCCGCCCTTCGAATACAGCAGGTGCACGACGTTCGGCTGGTCGATGAACAGTTCGCGCGCGTCCTCGATGGTGACGAGGCGCTCGTCCGCGGGGATGTGTCCCACCAGGGACTTCATGAAGGTGGTCTTGCCGCTGCCGGTGGCACCGGCAACGACGATGTTCTTCTTGCTCAGCACCGCGTGGCGGAAGAAATCCGCGTAGCGGCGTTCCGCGCGCAACTCCAGCAGCTCCCGGTCCGCTTCGGCGACGGTGTTCGCACCTTCGAGGATCTGGTCGAAGAAGCCATCCTCCTGGTACTGCGCCAAGGTCTTGCTCTGGCGCGACGGCAGGCGGATCGTGATCGAGACCCGCCCGGCTTCGCAGGCGGGCGGAATCACGAACTGCGCACGCTGTCCGGTCGGGAAGGTCAGCGACACCACCGGGTCCACATCGGTGATGCGCTGACCCGTATTGCTTTCGTTGACCACGGCCGTACAGAACTGCCGTGCCCGGTCGAAGGTGAGCGACGGCACGTCCATGCGCTCCCACTTGCCGCGACGCTCCAGGTAAAGCTCACCCGGCTTGTTGATGCAGATTTCGGTGACGTCGGACGACGAAAGGTAGTCCCGAATACCCAGCACTTCGTACTGGTAATCCAGGAAGTCGTTGCCGATGGCGGCGAGTGCGGGTTCGTTCATCGGTCAGTACCGCGCCAC
Coding sequences:
- a CDS encoding type IV secretion system protein VirB3; protein product: MHKNALFRGCTRPPMFMGVPYVPFFVGAGSGLLMAMYFNMWFLLWIPTSIFVMRQMARRDEMIFRLLGLRLQFRTRVRNLAEHDGTWVFTPNSYREPGRAKR
- a CDS encoding TrbC/VirB2 family protein, which gives rise to MSNLPSIPNDRASLNKMAIFLMIAAALLLPSIGLAQDVTETSKKVCGFFQNINSLLNAASIVVVTIAVIFSGYQIAFAHKRIADVAPALVGGVLIGAAAQVAKMVVGGSGDSTACTSSSGGAATTFLMESLQTAMHLLHFHA
- the virB11 gene encoding P-type DNA transfer ATPase VirB11, producing MNEPALAAIGNDFLDYQYEVLGIRDYLSSSDVTEICINKPGELYLERRGKWERMDVPSLTFDRARQFCTAVVNESNTGQRITDVDPVVSLTFPTGQRAQFVIPPACEAGRVSITIRLPSRQSKTLAQYQEDGFFDQILEGANTVAEADRELLELRAERRYADFFRHAVLSKKNIVVAGATGSGKTTFMKSLVGHIPADERLVTIEDARELFIDQPNVVHLLYSKGGQSASNITAKSCMEACLRMKPDRIILAELRGDESFYFIRNCASGHPGSITSCHAGSVEQTWDQLGLMVKASNEGAGLEFSTIKRLLMLTIDIVVHIKAHAGRRHITGIDFNPARGLAPDGG